In the Syngnathus scovelli strain Florida chromosome 16, RoL_Ssco_1.2, whole genome shotgun sequence genome, one interval contains:
- the hoxb4a gene encoding homeobox protein Hox-B4a, producing MVMSSYLINSSYVDPKFPPCEEYSHSDYLPSNSPDYYGQRNETTAFLPDSALYHQQERSEPQYTLCQPASVVMPPRGLAIPQIGVERDSVTPSPPQSREQPPLSRNSPANTKNDPVLYPWMKKVHVNTVNSNYTGGELKRSRTAYTRQQVLELEKEFHYNRYLTRRRRVEIAHTLCLSERQIKIWFQNRRMKWKKDHKLPNTKVRTGNNANAQDLNGST from the exons ATGGTCATGAGCTCATATTTGATCAACTCCAGCTATGTGGATCCTAAATTCCCACCCTGCGAGGAGTACTCACATAGCGATTATCTACCCAGCAACTCTCCGGACTATTACGGCCAAAGAAATGAAACCACCGCCTTTCTACCGGACTCTGCTCTCTACCATCAGCAGGAGCGATCGGAGCCACAATATACTCTATGTCAGCCTGCCTCGGTGGTGATGCCCCCTCGTGGTCTGGCTATTCCCCAGATTGGTGTCGAGCGAGACTCAGTGACACCCAGCCCGCCTCAGTCGCGGGAGCAGCCGCCCCTCAGCCGAAACAGCCCCGCAAACACAAAAAATGACCCGGTGCTGTATCCGTGGATGAAGAAAGTCCACGTAAACACTG TAAATTCAAACTACACAGGAGGCGAGCTGAAGCGCTCTCGGACAGCTTACACCCGCCAGCAGGTTCTGGAGCTTGAGAAGGAGTTCCACTACAACCGATACTTGACGCGCAGGCGCAGGGTGGAGATAGCGCACACTCTGTGTCTATCCGAGCGCCAGATCAAAATCTGGTTCCAGAACCGGCGAATGAAATGGAAGAAGGATCATAAATTGCCCAACACCAAGGTCCGCACTGGGAATAACGCAAACGCTCAAGATTTAAATGGCTCCACCTGA